In Methylobacterium sp. WL1, the sequence CCTCGACGTAGCGCTTGATGAACGAGGCCGCGGTGGCGGCGCCGCCGTGGCGGCCGCCGGTGTTCTTCATGTCGGCGAACTTGGAATCGATCGCCTTGTCGTAGGCGGGGATCAGCGGCATCCGCCAGACCTTCTCGCCCGTGGCCTCGCCGGCAGCGTTGATGTTGGCGGCCAGCGCGTCGTCGTTCGAGAACATCCCGGCGATGTCCTGGCCGAGCGCCACGATGATCGCCCCGGTCAGCGTCGCGAGATCGACCATCGCCTTCGGCTTGGCGCTACGGACCACGTGGGTGATCACGTCGGCGAGCACGAGGCGGCCCTCCGCGTCGGTGTTGATGACCTCGATGGTCTGGCCGGACATGGAGGTCAGGATGTCGGACGGGCGGTAGGCGCCGCCGTCCGGCATGTTCTCGACGATGCCGATGGCGCCGACGACGTTGCACCGGGCCTTCCGGCTGGCAAGCGCGTGGAGCGCGCCGACCACGGCGGCCGCGCCGCCCATGTCGCCCTTCATGTCCTCCATGCCGCCGCCCGGCTTGATTGAGACGCCGCCGGAATCGAACACCACGCCCTTGCCGATGAAGGCGACCGGTGCCTCGCCGGCGGGGCCGCCGTTCCAGCGCATGATCACGATGCGCGGCTCGCGGACCGAGCCCTGCGCCACCGCGAGCAGCGCGCCCATACCGAGTTCGCGCATACGCGCCGGCTCGATGACCTCGATCTCGACGCCGAGCTTCGACAGCTCCGAGGCGCGCCGGGCGAACTCTTCCGGGAAGAGCACGTTCGGCGGCTCGTTCACGAGGTCGCGCGCCAGGATCACGCCCTCGGACAGGGTCCGGGCGCCCTCGCCCTCGCGGGAGGCCGTGCCGTGCTCGGCGAGCAGGAGGGTGAGCGTGGTGCCGCTCTTGTCCTCGGCGTCGGGCTTCTTCTTGGTCTTGTAGCGGTCGAAGGCGTAGACCCGCAGGCGCGCGCCCAGCGCGAACTCGCCGGCCTGCGCGGCGCTGACATTCGTGCCCGGCCAGTCGAGCACCACCCGGGCCGCCCGGCCCGCGACCTTGCCGGCGGTGAAGCCGCCGAGCGCCGGCCAGTCGGTCTTGGCCCGGTCCTTCTCGGAGCCGAGCCCGACCACGACGAGCCGGTCGGCGCTGACGCCCGCCGGCGTCGGCAGGCTCATGGCGCTGAGCGAGCGGCCCTTGAATTTCTCCGAGGCCGCGGCCTTCGCCACGAGGTCGGCACCCGCGGCGCCGAGCGCCGCCCGGGCCGCCGATCCGAGGGCGAGGTCGTCGCCGACGAACACCACGAGATCGCCCGTTCCCCCCGGGCCCTGGCCACTCTGCTCCAGGGGTCCGAAACCGATCTCGATACCGTCCGCCATACCCGTCGTCCTGCCCAATGTTCCGCAGCCGTTCCCACGCTTGGGCCATGCCGCAAGGCGTGATCCGCCTTGTGTAGCCGCTGAGGCGGCAAACGCAACGCGACGCAGCAGCCCTGGAATCGCCCCTTTTGTCGGTTCCCTGGCCCATGAGGGCGCGAGAGGACGGGCGGAACTGCCGGGCCAATGAGGCAGATCGAGCGCTACATCTTTCGGATCGCTCTGGGCGCGAGCCTCGCGTGCCTGATCGGCCTCACCGGCACGATCTGGCTGACGCAGGCCCTGCGCGAGCTCGATCTGGTGACCGCCAAGGGCCAGACCCTCCTGGTCTTCCTGTTCGTGACCGGGCTGTCGCTGCCGACGCTGGTGGTGGTGATCGCGCCCGTGGCGCTGTTCATCGGCACCGTGTACGCGCTGAACAAGCTCAACGGCGATTCCGAGCTAATCGTGATGTCGGCCGCCGGCATGCCGCCGCGCGCGCTGCTGCGGCCGTTCCTGACGCTCGCGCTGATCGTGAGCTTCCTGGTGGGGTTCCTGGTGGTGGTGGTGATGCCCGCGAGCTTCCAGGAGCTGCGCGACGTGATCACCCGGGTCCGGGGCGACTTCATTGCGAACGTCGTCAAGGAGGGGCAGTTCACCCAGCTCGACAACGGCATCACCTTCCACTTCCGCGAGCGCGGGCCCGGCGGCGTGCTCAAGGGCCTGTTCATCCAGGACCGGCGCGAGGCCGGGAAGACCAAGGTCTACCTCGCCGACCGCGGCAACGCCGTCGACATCGACGGGCAGAGCTTCCTCGTCCTGGAGAACGGCAGCGTCCACCAGCAGCAGAAAGATTCGCGCGATTCCTCGATCCTGACCTTCGAGCGCTACACGATCGACCTCGCGGCCTTCGCGCCCCCGGATGCCGACACGATCTACAAGCCGCGCGAGCGCTCGACCTCGCAGCTGCTGTTCCCCGACCAGACCGAGGGCTACTACAAGCTGCAGAAGGGCCGGTTCCGGGCCGAGCTGCACGATAGGCTGTCGGCCTGCCTCTATCCGCTGGCCCTGGTGTTCATCGCCTTCGCGGCGCTCGGCGATCCCCGCACCACTCGGCAGGGCCGCGGGCTCGCGGTCGCCGGGGCGATCCTGGCCGTGGTCGCCCTGCGAATCGCCGGCTTCGCCGCGGTGAGCGCCGCCGCGCGCAGCGCCGGGGCGGTGGCGGCGATCTACGGTGTCCCGCTCCTGGCGATCGCGCTGTCCGGCCTGCTGATCTTCTTCGGCCCGCGGGTGCGCGCCTTCAATGCCGCGGTGGCGGGCGCGGTGCGCGCCCTGTTCCGCGCCCCGCGCCTCGCCCCGGCACGCTGAGCCCACGATGCTGATCGGTCCGACCCTCGGGCGCTACTTCGCCGCCCGGTTCGCCCGCACGGTGCTCGGTGTGTTCGTCACCGTGTTCGCGCTGGTCTACACCCTGGACTTCGTCGAGCTCCTGCGCCGGGCCGGCGAGGCCGAGGGCGCCTCCACCGGGCTGATGGCGCTGCTCTCGCTCTACCGAACCCCGGCGGTGGCCGAGGGCGTGCTGCCCTTCGCGGTGCTGTTCGGCTCGATGGCAGCCCTGCTGCAGCTCTCGCGCAAGCTGGAACTGGTGGTCGCGCGCGCGGCCGGGATCTCGGCCTGGCAGTTCCTCCAGCCCGGCTTCTTCGTGGCCCTGGCGCTGGGGGCCGTGGCCGTCGGCATCTACAACCCGGTCTCGGCCTTGCTGAAGCAGCGCTCCACCGAGATCGAGGCCAAGATCTTCGCCAAGTCGACCAAGGCGGGGTCCGGCAAGGATCTCTGGATCCGCCAGCGCGGCCTGGACGGCGAGGCGATCATCCGGGCCGAGACCGCCATCGAGGGCACCACGACCCTGGCGGGCGTTTCGGTCTTCACCTTCGACGAGGCCGGCAAGTTCGCCGAGCAGATCGTGGCCGCCCAGGCCACCCTGCACGACGGCTACTGGGCGCTGTCGGACGCCCGCGTGCTGGCCCCGGACGCGCCGCCTGAGTCGTTCGACACCTACCTGATCGCCTCGAACTTGGACCCCGGGCAGGTCCGGCAGCGCTTCACCCCCCCGGAATCTGTGCCTTTCTGGCAACTTCCCACAACCATCGCGCGGACCGAGCGGGCCGGTCTCGACGCCACCCGATACCGTCTTCAGTACGATGTCCTGTGGGCCCGGCCGGTCCTGTTTCTGGCCATGGTGATCGTGGCTGCAACCGTTTCCTTACGGTTCTTCCGCTTTGGTGGGGTCGGTAAACTCGTCCTCGGCGGCGTCGCGGCGGGCTTCGCTCTCTACGTGGTCCGACAGGTCATGGAGGGGCTCGGCGCCTCCGGACTCGTCGCCGCACCGGTGGCGGCCTGGTTCCCCGCCGTGGTAGGCAGTCTTCTCGGTACGCTTACGCTTCTGTACCAGGAAGACGGCTGACGCCCGTGAGTCATCGCGGGACGGGAGACGGGTGTGTGAGGTTGGTGGCGGATCACGTCACAGGGGTTGGGTCGCGCGTTGCGTAAGGTTGCCCACATCCTGCGGAAGACGGCCCTCCTGGCCGCGCTGGCACTCGCCGCGCCGCTGGCCGGGGGCGTCTCGGCGCATGCCCAGGGGATGGCTGCGCCGAAGCTCGGCAAGCCGGGCGACAAGCTGCTCGTCGAGGCCAACGAGCTGATCTACGACAACGACCACAACACCGTGACCGCGCGGGGCAACGCCGAGCTGCATTTCGGTCCCCGGACCCTCCAGGCCGACAGCGTGCGCTACGACCGCGGCACCGGCCGGGTCTTCGCCC encodes:
- the lptG gene encoding LPS export ABC transporter permease LptG, with the translated sequence MLIGPTLGRYFAARFARTVLGVFVTVFALVYTLDFVELLRRAGEAEGASTGLMALLSLYRTPAVAEGVLPFAVLFGSMAALLQLSRKLELVVARAAGISAWQFLQPGFFVALALGAVAVGIYNPVSALLKQRSTEIEAKIFAKSTKAGSGKDLWIRQRGLDGEAIIRAETAIEGTTTLAGVSVFTFDEAGKFAEQIVAAQATLHDGYWALSDARVLAPDAPPESFDTYLIASNLDPGQVRQRFTPPESVPFWQLPTTIARTERAGLDATRYRLQYDVLWARPVLFLAMVIVAATVSLRFFRFGGVGKLVLGGVAAGFALYVVRQVMEGLGASGLVAAPVAAWFPAVVGSLLGTLTLLYQEDG
- a CDS encoding leucyl aminopeptidase, which translates into the protein MADGIEIGFGPLEQSGQGPGGTGDLVVFVGDDLALGSAARAALGAAGADLVAKAAASEKFKGRSLSAMSLPTPAGVSADRLVVVGLGSEKDRAKTDWPALGGFTAGKVAGRAARVVLDWPGTNVSAAQAGEFALGARLRVYAFDRYKTKKKPDAEDKSGTTLTLLLAEHGTASREGEGARTLSEGVILARDLVNEPPNVLFPEEFARRASELSKLGVEIEVIEPARMRELGMGALLAVAQGSVREPRIVIMRWNGGPAGEAPVAFIGKGVVFDSGGVSIKPGGGMEDMKGDMGGAAAVVGALHALASRKARCNVVGAIGIVENMPDGGAYRPSDILTSMSGQTIEVINTDAEGRLVLADVITHVVRSAKPKAMVDLATLTGAIIVALGQDIAGMFSNDDALAANINAAGEATGEKVWRMPLIPAYDKAIDSKFADMKNTGGRHGGAATAASFIKRYVEEVPWAHLDIAGVAMSSNASEINRSWGAGWGVRLLDRLVRDHYEAR
- the lptF gene encoding LPS export ABC transporter permease LptF, with protein sequence MRQIERYIFRIALGASLACLIGLTGTIWLTQALRELDLVTAKGQTLLVFLFVTGLSLPTLVVVIAPVALFIGTVYALNKLNGDSELIVMSAAGMPPRALLRPFLTLALIVSFLVGFLVVVVMPASFQELRDVITRVRGDFIANVVKEGQFTQLDNGITFHFRERGPGGVLKGLFIQDRREAGKTKVYLADRGNAVDIDGQSFLVLENGSVHQQQKDSRDSSILTFERYTIDLAAFAPPDADTIYKPRERSTSQLLFPDQTEGYYKLQKGRFRAELHDRLSACLYPLALVFIAFAALGDPRTTRQGRGLAVAGAILAVVALRIAGFAAVSAAARSAGAVAAIYGVPLLAIALSGLLIFFGPRVRAFNAAVAGAVRALFRAPRLAPAR